One stretch of Cedecea neteri DNA includes these proteins:
- the pflA gene encoding pyruvate formate lyase 1-activating protein → MSAIGRIHSFESCGTVDGPGIRFITFFQGCLMRCLYCHNRDTWDTHGGKEVTVEELMKEVVTYRHFMNASGGGVTASGGEAILQAEFVRDWFRACHKEGIHTCLDTNGFVRRYDPVIDELLEVTDLVMLDLKQMNDEIHQNLVGVSNHRTLEFARYLSKKDIKVWIRYVVVPGWSDDDDSAHRLGEFTRDMGNVEKIELLPYHELGKHKWVAMGEEYKLDGVHPPKKETMDRVKGILEQYGHKVMY, encoded by the coding sequence ATGTCAGCAATCGGACGAATTCACTCTTTTGAATCCTGTGGTACCGTAGACGGTCCCGGTATCCGCTTTATCACCTTCTTCCAGGGCTGCCTGATGCGCTGCCTTTACTGCCACAACCGCGACACCTGGGATACCCACGGCGGCAAAGAAGTGACGGTAGAAGAGCTGATGAAAGAAGTTGTCACCTATCGCCACTTTATGAACGCTTCCGGCGGCGGCGTCACCGCGTCCGGCGGTGAGGCTATCCTGCAGGCCGAGTTCGTGCGTGACTGGTTCCGCGCCTGCCATAAAGAAGGTATTCATACCTGCCTGGACACCAACGGCTTTGTTCGTCGCTACGATCCGGTGATTGATGAGCTGCTGGAGGTTACCGACCTGGTGATGCTCGATCTCAAACAAATGAACGACGAAATCCACCAAAACCTGGTGGGCGTTTCAAATCACCGCACGCTCGAGTTTGCCCGGTATCTGTCGAAAAAAGACATTAAAGTGTGGATCCGCTACGTGGTCGTGCCGGGCTGGTCTGATGACGACGACTCCGCGCATCGCCTTGGGGAATTTACCCGCGATATGGGCAACGTTGAGAAAATCGAGCTGCTGCCGTACCACGAGCTTGGCAAACATAAATGGGTTGCCATGGGCGAAGAGTACAAGCTGGACGGCGTCCATCCGCCGAAGAAAGAAACCATGGATCGGGTCAAAGGCATTCTGGAGCAGTACGGTCATAAAGTAATGTACTAG
- a CDS encoding LysR family transcriptional regulator — protein MNTVNFTLAQIEAFACVCECGTLTKAAKKLNKDRTTVSQLLDYLEIDLGYTLFDRSTRPLTLTEPGKLLYRQARLFLHEAQAFSEAARQMPGQIETRLTLCYDPFTPRDFLLRLVEKLAAEQITLDLLMSERPEAESWLDQGRAHIGIYQALNRSVNDRLQWRAVGSLALAAWAKVGFFKTKPVSLLRLAASTQLMPYRELPDSLAQRIQIADRVIRVNELSLLEKRLCAGEGWAFLPRHFGVENWPGIERLDTEVGDRGLLHPVVALWKPGHIAQSQLEKVMAAIDAAWQEA, from the coding sequence ATGAATACGGTTAACTTTACGCTGGCTCAAATTGAAGCCTTTGCCTGCGTTTGCGAATGCGGCACCCTCACCAAAGCGGCTAAAAAGCTTAATAAAGACCGGACCACGGTCAGCCAGCTGCTGGATTATCTCGAAATTGACCTCGGCTATACGCTGTTCGATCGTTCCACCCGTCCTTTGACTTTAACCGAACCCGGCAAGCTATTGTACCGACAGGCCCGGTTATTTCTTCATGAGGCTCAGGCTTTCTCAGAGGCCGCTCGGCAGATGCCGGGCCAGATAGAGACCCGCCTGACGCTATGCTATGACCCTTTCACGCCAAGAGATTTCTTACTGCGGCTGGTGGAGAAGCTTGCGGCCGAACAGATAACGCTCGATCTGCTGATGAGTGAACGCCCGGAGGCCGAAAGCTGGCTGGATCAGGGCAGGGCGCATATCGGCATTTACCAGGCGCTAAATCGCTCGGTGAACGACAGGCTCCAGTGGCGAGCGGTGGGCAGCCTGGCATTGGCGGCGTGGGCGAAAGTGGGCTTCTTTAAAACCAAACCGGTCTCACTCTTACGTCTTGCCGCCAGCACGCAGCTGATGCCTTATCGCGAGCTTCCTGATTCGCTGGCACAGCGCATTCAAATTGCCGACCGGGTAATACGCGTCAACGAACTTTCTCTGCTGGAAAAGCGACTGTGTGCCGGAGAAGGCTGGGCGTTTTTACCGCGGCACTTTGGGGTAGAAAACTGGCCGGGCATTGAGCGACTGGATACGGAAGTTGGAGATAGAGGGTTGCTGCACCCGGTGGTGGCGCTTTGGAAACCCGGGCATATTGCGCAATCTCAGCTTGAGAAGGTCATGGCGGCGATAGATGCCGCCTGGCAGGAAGCGTAA
- a CDS encoding DMSO/selenate family reductase complex B subunit, with translation MTTQYGFYIDSSRCTGCKTCELACKDFKNLTPDVSYRRIYEYAGGNWQEDNGVFHQDVFAYYLSISCNHCEDPACTKVCPSGAMHKREDGFVVVNEDVCIGCRYCHMACPYGAPQYNEEKGHMTKCDGCYERVAEGKKPICVESCPLRALDLAPIDELRKKYGTQAAIAPLPASHFTKPNIVIKPNANSRPSGDTSGYLANPKEV, from the coding sequence ATGACAACCCAATATGGCTTTTATATCGACTCCAGTCGCTGCACCGGCTGCAAAACCTGTGAACTGGCGTGCAAGGATTTTAAGAACCTGACTCCGGACGTGAGCTATCGTCGCATTTATGAATATGCGGGCGGCAACTGGCAGGAGGATAACGGCGTATTCCACCAGGATGTCTTCGCCTACTATCTTTCTATCTCTTGTAACCACTGTGAAGATCCGGCCTGTACTAAGGTCTGCCCGAGCGGCGCAATGCATAAGCGCGAAGATGGCTTTGTGGTGGTGAACGAAGACGTTTGTATCGGCTGCCGCTACTGCCATATGGCGTGTCCGTACGGCGCGCCTCAGTACAACGAAGAGAAAGGCCACATGACCAAGTGCGACGGCTGCTACGAGCGCGTTGCCGAGGGGAAAAAGCCGATCTGCGTAGAGTCCTGCCCGCTGCGTGCGCTGGATTTAGCACCTATCGACGAGTTACGCAAAAAGTACGGTACTCAGGCCGCTATTGCCCCGCTGCCAGCATCGCACTTCACAAAACCTAACATCGTGATTAAACCTAACGCCAACAGCCGCCCAAGTGGGGATACCAGCGGTTATCTGGCCAACCCGAAGGAGGTGTGA
- the pflB gene encoding formate C-acetyltransferase, whose translation MSELNEKLATAWEGFAKGEWQNEVNVRDFIQKNYTPYEGDESFLAGATDATTTLWDKVMEGVKLENRTHAPVDFDTDLASTITSHDAGYINKSLETIVGLQTDAPLKRAIIPFGGIKMVEGSCKVYGRELDPMLKKIFTEYRKTHNQGVFDVYTKDILNCRKSGVITGLPDAYGRGRIIGDYRRVALYGIDYLMKDKFAQFNSLQTKLENGEDLEATIRLREEISEQHRALGQIKEMAAKYGCDISGPATNAQEAIQWTYFGYLAAVKSQNGAAMSFGRVSTFLDAYIERDIKAGKINEQDAQEMIDHLVMKLRMVRFLRTPEYDELFSGDPIWATESIGGMGVDGRTLVTKNSFRFLNTLYTMGPSPEPNITILWSEKLPLNFKKYAAKVSIDTSSLQYENDDLMRPDFNNDDYAIACCVSPMIVGKQMQFFGARANLAKTMLYAINGGVDEKLKMQVGPKEAPITADVLDYDNVLDRLDHFMDWLAKQYVTALNIIHYMHDKYSYEASLMALHDRDVVRTMACGIAGLSVAADSLSAIKYAKVKPIRDEDGLAIDFEIEGEYPQFGNNDPRVDDIAVDLVERFMKKIQKLTTYRGAIATQSVLTITSNVVYGKKTGNTPDGRRAGTPFGPGANPMHGRDQKGAVASLTSVAKLPFAYAKDGISYTFSIVPNALGKDDDVRKTNLAGLMDGYFHHEANIEGGQHLNVNVMNREMLLDAMENPEKYPQLTIRVSGYAVRFNSLTKEQQQDVITRTFTQSI comes from the coding sequence ATGTCCGAGCTTAATGAAAAGTTAGCCACAGCCTGGGAAGGTTTTGCTAAAGGCGAATGGCAGAATGAAGTCAACGTGCGTGACTTTATTCAGAAAAACTACACCCCGTATGAGGGTGATGAGTCCTTCCTGGCAGGTGCTACCGACGCAACTACCACTCTGTGGGACAAAGTGATGGAAGGCGTCAAACTGGAAAACCGCACTCACGCGCCAGTTGACTTCGATACCGACCTCGCTTCCACCATCACTTCTCATGATGCGGGCTACATCAACAAGTCCCTCGAAACCATCGTGGGTCTGCAGACCGATGCTCCTCTGAAACGTGCCATCATTCCGTTCGGCGGCATCAAAATGGTCGAAGGTTCTTGCAAAGTATACGGTCGTGAACTCGACCCAATGCTGAAAAAGATCTTCACCGAATACCGCAAAACTCACAACCAGGGCGTGTTTGACGTTTACACCAAAGACATCCTGAACTGCCGTAAGTCCGGTGTTATTACCGGTCTGCCAGATGCGTATGGCCGTGGCCGTATCATCGGTGACTACCGTCGCGTTGCGCTGTACGGTATCGACTACCTGATGAAAGACAAGTTCGCTCAGTTCAACTCACTGCAGACCAAACTGGAAAACGGTGAAGACCTGGAAGCGACTATTCGTCTGCGTGAAGAAATCTCCGAACAGCACCGTGCGCTGGGTCAGATCAAAGAGATGGCCGCTAAATATGGCTGCGATATCTCCGGTCCTGCTACCAACGCACAGGAAGCAATTCAGTGGACTTACTTCGGCTACCTGGCTGCGGTTAAATCTCAGAACGGCGCTGCAATGTCCTTCGGTCGCGTATCCACCTTCCTGGATGCCTATATCGAACGCGACATCAAAGCAGGCAAAATCAACGAGCAAGACGCTCAGGAAATGATTGACCACCTGGTCATGAAACTGCGTATGGTTCGCTTCCTGCGTACCCCAGAATACGATGAGCTGTTCTCCGGTGACCCAATCTGGGCAACAGAATCTATCGGCGGTATGGGCGTTGATGGCCGTACTCTGGTGACCAAAAACAGCTTCCGCTTCCTGAACACCCTGTACACCATGGGGCCGTCTCCGGAGCCAAACATCACCATTCTGTGGTCTGAAAAACTGCCACTGAACTTCAAAAAATACGCGGCTAAAGTTTCCATCGATACCTCTTCTCTGCAGTACGAGAATGACGATCTGATGCGCCCTGACTTCAACAACGATGACTACGCTATCGCTTGCTGCGTAAGCCCAATGATCGTTGGTAAGCAAATGCAGTTCTTCGGTGCTCGTGCAAACCTGGCGAAAACCATGCTGTATGCAATCAACGGCGGCGTTGATGAAAAACTGAAAATGCAGGTTGGTCCTAAAGAAGCGCCAATCACCGCAGACGTTCTGGACTACGACAACGTGTTGGATCGTCTGGATCACTTCATGGACTGGCTGGCTAAACAGTACGTTACCGCGCTGAACATCATTCACTACATGCATGATAAATACAGCTACGAAGCGTCCCTGATGGCTCTGCACGACCGTGACGTTGTTCGCACCATGGCTTGTGGTATCGCGGGTCTGTCCGTTGCAGCTGACTCCCTGTCTGCAATCAAATACGCGAAAGTTAAACCAATTCGTGACGAAGACGGTCTGGCTATCGACTTCGAAATCGAAGGTGAATATCCACAGTTCGGTAACAACGATCCTCGCGTAGATGACATCGCCGTTGACCTGGTAGAACGTTTCATGAAGAAAATTCAGAAACTGACCACCTACCGTGGCGCTATCGCGACTCAGTCTGTTCTGACCATCACCTCTAACGTGGTTTATGGTAAGAAAACCGGTAACACCCCAGACGGTCGTCGCGCAGGTACTCCGTTCGGTCCAGGCGCTAACCCAATGCACGGCCGTGACCAGAAAGGTGCTGTTGCCTCTCTGACCTCCGTGGCTAAACTGCCGTTTGCCTACGCGAAAGATGGTATCTCCTATACCTTCTCCATCGTGCCAAACGCGCTGGGTAAAGACGATGACGTGCGTAAAACCAACCTTGCAGGCCTGATGGACGGTTACTTCCACCACGAAGCGAACATCGAAGGTGGTCAGCACCTGAACGTGAACGTCATGAACCGTGAAATGCTGCTGGACGCGATGGAAAACCCTGAGAAATATCCTCAGCTGACCATTCGTGTATCCGGTTACGCAGTCCGCTTCAACTCGCTGACCAAAGAACAGCAGCAGGACGTTATTACCCGTACCTTCACTCAGTCCATCTAA
- a CDS encoding MFS transporter, with product MTIYTRPVLLLLCGLLLLTLAMAVLNTLVPLWLAHDNLPTWQVGMVGSAYFTGNLVGTLITGWVIKRYGFNRSYYLASVIFAVGCIGLGLMVGFWSWMVWRFVAGVGCAMIWVVVESALMCSGTSRNRGRLLAAYMTVYYIGMVVGQLMVSKLSTELMNVLPWATALVLAAILPLLFTHIVSDGDEHRDNSPVWPMLRLRQARLGVNGCIMSGIVLGSLYGLMPLYLNHQGVSDAGIGFWMALMISAGIVGQWPMGRLADKYGRLLVLRVQVFVVILGCLAMLSNAAMGPALFVLGAFGFTLYPVAMAWACERIERHQLVAMNQALLLSYTIGSLIGPTITALLMQNYSDNVLFIMMAAVSFVYLMMLLRKAGQHPTPVAHA from the coding sequence ATGACCATCTATACCCGCCCCGTATTGCTGCTGCTTTGCGGGCTACTGCTGCTGACTCTGGCGATGGCGGTTTTAAACACGCTCGTCCCGCTTTGGCTGGCTCACGATAACCTTCCTACCTGGCAGGTCGGGATGGTGGGCTCTGCGTACTTCACCGGTAACCTGGTGGGCACGTTGATTACCGGGTGGGTGATTAAGCGTTACGGGTTTAACCGCAGCTACTATCTGGCCTCCGTTATCTTTGCGGTGGGCTGTATTGGCCTCGGGCTGATGGTGGGCTTCTGGAGCTGGATGGTCTGGCGGTTTGTTGCCGGCGTCGGCTGCGCCATGATTTGGGTGGTGGTTGAAAGCGCGCTGATGTGCAGCGGCACCTCACGCAACCGCGGCCGCCTGTTGGCCGCTTATATGACCGTCTATTACATCGGGATGGTCGTCGGTCAGCTGATGGTCAGCAAACTCTCCACCGAGCTGATGAACGTGCTGCCGTGGGCTACCGCGCTGGTGCTGGCTGCTATCCTGCCGCTGCTGTTCACTCATATCGTGAGCGACGGCGATGAACATCGTGATAACTCGCCGGTCTGGCCGATGCTGCGCCTGCGTCAGGCTCGTCTGGGCGTGAACGGCTGCATCATGTCCGGCATTGTCCTCGGCTCGCTGTACGGCCTGATGCCGCTTTACCTTAACCATCAGGGCGTAAGCGATGCAGGCATCGGCTTCTGGATGGCGCTGATGATAAGCGCGGGCATCGTTGGCCAGTGGCCGATGGGGCGTCTGGCGGATAAATACGGTCGCCTGCTGGTGCTGCGCGTTCAGGTCTTTGTGGTGATCCTCGGCTGCCTGGCGATGCTCAGCAATGCCGCAATGGGGCCGGCGCTGTTTGTCCTGGGCGCGTTTGGCTTCACGCTTTACCCGGTTGCGATGGCCTGGGCCTGCGAAAGAATTGAACGCCATCAGCTGGTGGCGATGAACCAGGCTCTGCTGCTGAGCTACACCATCGGCAGCCTGATTGGGCCAACTATCACCGCGCTGCTGATGCAGAATTACTCGGACAACGTGCTGTTTATCATGATGGCCGCGGTGTCGTTTGTGTACCTGATGATGCTGTTGCGCAAAGCCGGTCAGCATCCTACGCCGGTGGCTCACGCCTGA
- a CDS encoding dimethyl sulfoxide reductase anchor subunit family protein gives MGNGWHEWPLMVFTVLGQCVAGGFIVMALALLYGVNDRATRRRAELMMVVLWILMGVGFIASILHLGSPLRAFNSLNRLGSSALSNEIASGSVFFAVGGFWWLLTVLGKMPQALSKAWAVVTMILGVVFVWMMSRVYLIDTVPTWFSVWTPMNFFLTMFIGGPLLGYLLLRAAGVSGWGMRILPVITLLALVVSMIVMLMQGMELATLHSSIQQASALVPEYGSLMAWRMVLLVLALVCWIAPQLKGYRPGVGLLTLAMVFVLAGELIGRGVFYGLHMTVGMAIAS, from the coding sequence ATGGGAAACGGATGGCATGAATGGCCGCTGATGGTCTTTACGGTACTGGGCCAGTGCGTTGCGGGCGGGTTTATCGTTATGGCGCTGGCATTGCTTTACGGCGTGAACGACAGGGCGACCCGCAGGCGCGCCGAGCTGATGATGGTTGTGCTTTGGATCCTGATGGGCGTCGGTTTCATCGCCTCTATACTGCACCTGGGTTCACCTTTGCGCGCCTTCAACTCCCTGAATCGCCTCGGCAGCTCGGCGTTGAGTAATGAAATTGCCAGCGGCTCGGTATTCTTTGCCGTGGGCGGTTTCTGGTGGCTGTTGACCGTACTCGGCAAAATGCCCCAGGCGCTCAGCAAAGCCTGGGCCGTGGTGACTATGATTCTGGGCGTGGTATTTGTCTGGATGATGAGCCGGGTGTATTTAATCGATACGGTACCAACCTGGTTTAGCGTCTGGACGCCGATGAACTTCTTCCTGACGATGTTTATCGGCGGCCCACTGCTTGGCTACCTGCTGCTGCGTGCGGCAGGCGTTAGCGGCTGGGGGATGCGTATTCTGCCGGTCATCACGCTGCTGGCGCTGGTAGTCAGCATGATTGTTATGCTGATGCAGGGCATGGAGCTGGCAACGCTGCACAGCTCCATTCAGCAGGCTTCTGCGCTGGTGCCGGAGTACGGCTCGCTGATGGCGTGGCGGATGGTTCTGCTGGTCCTCGCGCTGGTCTGCTGGATTGCGCCGCAGCTGAAAGGATATCGTCCGGGCGTTGGTCTGCTGACGCTGGCAATGGTGTTTGTGCTTGCCGGTGAACTCATTGGTCGGGGCGTCTTCTACGGGCTGCATATGACGGTTGGTATGGCGATCGCGAGTTAA
- the dmsA gene encoding dimethylsulfoxide reductase subunit A gives MTDKTPNAILAAEVSRRKLVQTTAIGGLAAATSAFSLPFSRFAFADPAVNPGGDEKVVWSACTVNCGSRCPLRMHVVDGEIKYVETDNTGDDDYEGLHQVRACLRGRSMRRRVYNADRLKYPMKRVGARGEGKFERISWDEAFDTIANSMKGIIKEYGNEAIYLNYGTGTLGGTMTRSWPPGSTLIARLMNCCGGYLNHYGDYSTAQIAAGLNYTYGGWADGNSPSDIENSKLVVLFGNNPGETRMSGGGVTYYLEQARQKSNARMIIIDPRYTDTGAGREDEWIPIRPGTDAALISALAWVMINEDLVDQAFLDKYCVGYDDKTLPAGAPHNGHYKAYILGQGVDGVAKTPEWASQITGIPVDRIIKLAREIGSAKPAFISQGWGPQRHSNGELVSRAIAMLSILTGNVGIHGGNSGAREGSYSLPFVRMPTLENPVQTSISMFMWTDAIDRGAEMTATRDGVRGKDKLDVPIKMVWNYAGNCLINQHSQINRTHDILQDDKKCEMIVVIDNHMTSSAKYADILLPDCTASEQMDFCLDASCGNMSYVIFAEQAIKPRFECKTIYEMTTELAKRMGVEPAFTEGRTQEGWMRHLYAQSQKAIPELPSFDEFRQQGMFKKRDPEGHHVAYKAFRENPQANPLTTPSGKIEIYSAQLAEIAAAWELPEGDVIDPLPVYSAGFENVGDPLAEKWPLQLTGFHYKARTHSTYGNVDVLKAACRQEMWINPLDAKQRGIANGDEVRIFNDRGEVRINAKVTPRIIPGVVALGEGAWYSPDANKVDRAGSINVLTTQRPSPLAKGNPSHSNLVQVEKA, from the coding sequence TTTAGCTGCTGCAACTAGCGCCTTCTCGCTTCCCTTTTCCAGATTCGCCTTTGCCGACCCCGCCGTAAACCCCGGTGGCGATGAGAAAGTGGTCTGGAGCGCCTGTACGGTGAACTGCGGCAGCCGCTGCCCGCTGCGTATGCATGTGGTGGACGGCGAAATTAAATACGTTGAAACCGATAACACCGGTGATGATGACTACGAAGGTTTACATCAGGTTCGTGCCTGCCTGCGTGGCCGTTCAATGCGCCGCCGTGTCTACAATGCCGACCGCCTCAAATATCCGATGAAGCGCGTAGGTGCTCGTGGCGAAGGTAAGTTTGAACGCATCAGCTGGGATGAAGCATTCGACACCATTGCCAATAGCATGAAAGGCATCATCAAAGAGTATGGCAACGAAGCTATCTACCTGAACTACGGCACGGGCACGCTGGGCGGGACCATGACGCGCTCCTGGCCACCGGGCTCCACGCTGATTGCGCGCCTGATGAACTGCTGCGGCGGTTATCTCAACCACTATGGTGACTATTCCACGGCGCAGATCGCCGCGGGCCTGAACTACACCTACGGCGGCTGGGCGGACGGCAACAGTCCGTCTGATATCGAAAACAGCAAGCTGGTGGTGTTGTTTGGTAACAACCCCGGCGAAACTCGTATGAGCGGCGGCGGGGTAACCTATTATCTCGAGCAGGCTCGCCAGAAATCCAACGCACGAATGATTATTATCGACCCGCGCTATACCGATACCGGCGCGGGGCGCGAAGATGAGTGGATCCCTATTCGCCCAGGTACCGATGCGGCGCTGATCTCCGCGCTGGCGTGGGTGATGATAAATGAAGACCTCGTCGACCAGGCTTTCCTGGATAAATACTGCGTAGGCTACGATGACAAAACGCTGCCAGCGGGTGCACCGCACAATGGGCACTATAAGGCTTACATACTCGGTCAGGGCGTAGATGGCGTAGCTAAAACACCTGAATGGGCCTCGCAGATAACCGGAATACCGGTCGATCGCATTATCAAACTCGCCCGTGAAATCGGCAGCGCGAAACCGGCCTTTATCAGCCAGGGCTGGGGGCCGCAGCGTCACTCCAACGGCGAGCTGGTTTCCCGCGCAATCGCCATGCTTTCTATCCTGACCGGTAACGTCGGTATTCACGGCGGTAACAGCGGGGCGCGCGAAGGTTCCTATAGTTTGCCGTTCGTTCGTATGCCAACGCTGGAAAACCCTGTTCAGACCAGCATCTCAATGTTTATGTGGACTGACGCTATCGATCGCGGGGCCGAAATGACGGCCACACGTGACGGCGTACGCGGCAAAGATAAGTTAGATGTGCCTATCAAAATGGTCTGGAACTATGCCGGTAACTGCCTGATTAACCAGCATTCCCAGATCAACCGCACCCACGACATTCTGCAGGATGACAAGAAGTGCGAGATGATTGTGGTTATCGACAACCACATGACTTCCTCTGCGAAATACGCCGATATTCTGCTCCCGGACTGCACGGCTTCCGAGCAGATGGATTTCTGCCTTGATGCCTCCTGCGGCAACATGTCTTACGTTATCTTCGCTGAGCAGGCCATCAAGCCTCGGTTTGAATGCAAAACCATCTATGAGATGACCACCGAACTTGCGAAGCGCATGGGCGTGGAGCCTGCGTTTACCGAAGGGCGAACTCAGGAAGGCTGGATGCGTCACCTTTACGCTCAGTCCCAGAAAGCGATCCCTGAGTTGCCGAGTTTTGACGAGTTCCGCCAGCAGGGAATGTTCAAAAAGCGTGACCCGGAAGGGCATCACGTGGCCTACAAAGCCTTCCGTGAAAATCCGCAGGCGAATCCGTTAACCACGCCGTCCGGCAAGATTGAAATCTACTCCGCGCAGCTGGCTGAGATTGCCGCCGCATGGGAACTACCTGAAGGCGACGTTATCGATCCGCTGCCGGTCTATAGCGCCGGCTTCGAGAACGTGGGCGATCCGCTGGCGGAGAAATGGCCGCTGCAGTTGACCGGCTTCCACTATAAGGCCCGTACTCACTCAACCTACGGCAACGTTGACGTGTTGAAGGCCGCCTGTCGTCAGGAGATGTGGATCAACCCGCTCGATGCAAAACAGCGCGGCATCGCCAATGGTGATGAAGTCCGTATTTTCAACGACCGTGGGGAAGTACGCATTAACGCCAAAGTTACGCCACGCATCATTCCTGGCGTTGTCGCCTTAGGGGAAGGAGCCTGGTATAGCCCGGATGCCAACAAGGTAGACCGGGCGGGAAGCATCAACGTGCTGACCACTCAGCGCCCGTCGCCGCTGGCAAAAGGTAATCCATCCCACAGTAACCTGGTCCAGGTTGAAAAGGCGTAA